gcaaaacttttgacatgcagctaaggtcgaagtccaaactcactaatacatcttaataactatccgttagacacacaaatgcaagacctggttcgctaagaccgccgctctgataccaactgaaatgccccgttcatatcgattataaacgttacattataattgatttcattgcgaggtatttgacctctatatgatacattttacaaacattgcattcgttttcaaaatacaaactttcattacatcgaaagttgacaggcatgcataccatttcataatatccaaactataaatgacctaatctgtaatttacttaataataatctttattgaactcaacgacttgaatgcaacgtcttttgagatatgtcatgaatgactccaagtaatatctttaaaatgagcaaatgcacagcggaagatttctttaatacttgagaataaacatgcttacaagtgtcaactaaaaggttggtgagttcattagtttatcgtaaacaatcatttccattattttaatagaccataagattttcattttcatttttcataaatatccatctcatatcaggcattttgcaaactacatagagataaaaatcattcatatggtgaacgcttgataaccgaactaacaggatgcatatagaatatccccatcattccgggactctcatcggatatgataaatcgaagtactaaaacattcgtaacccaaatgggacttgtcaaggtccatagatctattcttaggattcacgtcaattaggggccatttccctaattcttaggctaccaagctaaaaaggggtatattcggttcgataatccaaccatagaatgtagtttcgattacttgtgtctatttcgtaaaacatttataaatgcagcgtatgtattctcagtcccaaaaatatatattgcaaaagcatttaaaaaagggagcaaatgaaactcacgatactgtatttcgtagtaattgtgcatatgacggcactgaacaagtgtagggttggcctcggattcacgaacctatatcatttatatatattaaaatatataatcgtaatcgaacaagttatgtatcgatattaatagtatatattatttcaagtgttatatatttatatatatgtttcatataagcatttatttgatagaataatgataataaagataatgaataatatgttgttttattttgtaataataataatattagcaataataatactagtatacataaaataatactaataataataatgatgatagtagtaataataattttaaatttttttgataatcttactaataataaaataaaaatgatagttttgataaaaatgataattttaaatataatgatactagtaataataaaaatgataataattacaatattcataaaattaataataataataataataataataataatagtaatattcatagaaatactagaaatgataaaaatgaaaagaaaaaataataatgataattctaataataatattattagtcataataatattcGTATTTAATTCCTAAACTTATAATTATAACTTCTAAAATTCTaattcctaatcataatcataatcgtacatgtattattataattttgatcTTTTTCCATATTCTTTACCATATCATATTTTATTAATTTCTTAATAaaaatatgtttatattattaacatgttcataattatactaattataataatcttaataatgataatgataataataataatagtaataataataataatagtagtaataataataataatagtaataataataataataataataataataataataataataataataataataataataataaccataattggaatcataatcataatagtaaatgataaataataataataataataataataataataataataataataataataataataataataataataataataataataataataataataataataatcataatactagtaatgataacaataataataaaaataataattttgataataaaactaccttcaaagcttttccaaaaaaaaaatggcagagaccaggctcgaacccgcgacctcaagcTAACCCGCTAACACCCAAACCTGCTGAACCATTTCATTTTTCTGATTAACTCCCATATCAATTATTTTATAACCCATATTCATCTGTTTCTTTCCCTCTTCTTCTTAATCAGATTCGAACGACCAGAGATCGAATTAGTTATAACATAGATATAATTTTATTTGTTTTAGAAGGTGGAATTGATATAGAAACGATTTAAGAGATTGATTGAGTTTAAAAAAAATAACAGAAGCAATAGCAGACCATGAAGAACACCTTTGAACTCAAATTcaatttcgaatttttaaaacatttaagactatacttataacatgaaaaatgttctaaatcgtccatgaaaactttttgaatcatcaattaaacataaaacatcaaaacaagttcGGATTTCACGATGAACAAATATGTTGACTTATTGAAAATTAATTAACTATGACTAGAAAATTGAAACTCGATAGTAAAAATTGGAAGttaaaactttccagatagtttaagtggaagatttctaacataactgcattaacacattttgaaattaATTTCGAATATTGATTAAATGAAACAAGAACAGAGTGTCGAGCAGTGTTTATGGCTTTTCTGTTTAATTCAACAGCTAATAGCTGTTAAATGTGATTGTAATTGATATTGAGAGTGTAAGGTCGAATGAGTTTTGTCAAGAATACAGAGTAATCGCTTGTTTTATAGCTAAATGGAGTCGACAGATTAAATTCGATTAAGGATAGAACTTTATTATAATAACAAAAATTCAAACTGTAATGTTAATTAGATTGGTACGATTGAAAACGATATGTAAAAAATTGGGGACAGATTCAAAAACGTAATATAGATTGATAGATATCTGAAACAGAATCGTACGAATATTTTGATTTTTAGTttgtatataaatactaataattaataaatatattagtaataataataattatattaataataataataaataataatgatactaatattaatgataataatcatattgttaatgttaataataataaaatgtattattttctaataaataataataaccctaataataattatattaataataattataataataatagataataataatgatattaactataaaaatggtaaaaatattattcataatactaataataatactaattataataatattaatgttattaatgataataataatattaataataataataatataacaatttatacatattaaatttcatatttatatcataatattattaatactaatatttattttaataatattaatgaaagtaataatattattataacaactatattttaattttttGAACATTCAGACTAACTTacttaaatatcaatcgaatcaatcaacgagtgctattattgtttacaaaataattatatatatatacacatatatatatatgtatatatatatatgtatatatatacatatatatatatatatatatatatatatatatatatatatatatatatatatatatatatatatatatatatatatatatatatatatatatatatatatatatataatatcaacacGTTTTAAATCCATGTTGCAAgtgatttatatatttaattctaataattaatattacaacttattgtatattcaaattacgttatttaaataaagaCATTTtattaatcaaattctattatatcgaaaaacattttcgtacgtttgaaagtaaatcaattaaatattatgaaatttagtcctccactaacttttgtctagttatcggtagttgacacttttgttcttacttgtaaatcactttatcattttccgaatatcgttaaaagaacatatttctcaaatcaacgtggacttcataacagagactcgtaatcataacacaatgtatctgataaatcaatcatttgatattatcttttaatttcgtcgataaatatattaaacatatatcgaaacaagtacattcatgtaaagtattatacatccaatactttgttaacgttttcaattaatataactatatattacatatacatatctatatacacataaatgttcgtgaatcgtcgagcacagtcaaagggtaattgaatatatgaacatagttccaaaattttcgagactcaacattacagactttgcttatcttgtcggaaacatataaagatcaagtttaaatttggtcaaaaatttccgggttgttacaatACGCGTGTAATTAAAATAAGCATAAAGGTTCAAATAAAGGATAAACGAATATTCCTTATCTATTTGTACACTTGATTTGATATTGTTAAGCAAATCAGGATATTAAGGGAATTATCCATGATTTACGGAAGAAGAGATCAAAAGCGAAGATATGAAAGTTTGTTAGCGTTTCAACCTAGTTTGTATAGTATAAATAGGACAGGCGTGTTAGCTTATGCGCTATTAACGTACCTGCTAAGAAATAATGTTTTTGACAATTCGCCCAAAAAAATACCACCGAACATTTGGCTGAGTGATAATCAAGTAGTGAATCGAAGAACGTGACCCGAGTTCGATTCTCAACCAGGGGTTTTACTTTCCTCGAAATACGTGACCCGGATTAAATTTGAATAAGTTTTCTTTTCTCTGTGTATGGGTCGTGACCATTCACAAGTCGTTTATATATTTGCGACTTGCGAGTGGTTTGACAATTTTCTTGTCGTCTTGTTACTTGGTGGCGagataataaaacgataattctattcCATAAATTTTAAACAAGCGTACATTACATATGTGTATTTAATACAACATTTTCCTACGAGCTACATTATAGAAAGAATAAACCATTATTTTTAAGGTCAATAAAACAGAATAATCTGGTAAGAAGCATTTTGAAAGGTAGTGTGTCCATGATGATTTCCATGAAATCATGCATCATATAAGCAACGACTCATTATGGTACTTCGAATAACTATATATAGATCCTTCACATAACTTTAAGATGAAAAAATATGATACTTTTCTCTATGATGCAAATGTCTACAAAATGCGGTTGAGCAACTGTTTGCATCACTTCGACCATACAGAGGTTAATGTTGGCTTAAGACGAGAGGCTGCATTCAACGCGTAGGATCATAACCCTTAGCTTATTCTATTATTCATCCCAATTACTATCAAACTCATCATTGTAATTGTATTCAAAGTAAATAAATACACTTGATTGAGATATGTTAGAAACAATGAATCGAAACCAAGAAACCTTCCAATAATCGATTATAACCAAAGAACTTGACAATTGCCAAGATTAGTACAGTCACAGTAGCAAAGAAATAAATCTCTCAATTTAGAGATTGATTACAACTGAAGAGAATAACGATAGATCAAAGATGAAACTGAAATTTGTCTTAATAGAGATAATCACTCGACAAAGGGTATAAACCCTAGAACAAATTACAGAGATAATATCAGTGTGAGAAAGATGTATGCGTATGTGAATGTTATCGCTGGAAGGAGGCTGGATACAGCCTAAATAGCCTAGCACCCAACGGAACGAAAAACAACTACTGGACTCCACACTTGAGTCCCAATAACTCTAACAACAGCAACATGGGCATAACCAGCAGAAGCCCAATAAGAAGAGGAGCCCAATGCAGCAATAGCAGCAAGCCCAAAGACCACAACAAACCTACAAAAATGCTAATCATATAATAAGAGGAAGAAGAGGGAAAACACTTCAGGCTAAGATTGAATAAATTTAACATCCCCCCTCAATCTAAACCTGAAACAAATCAATAAGCCCAAGTTTACTAGATAAATAAGAGTGTTGTCGAATACCCAACCCCTTAGTGAAAATGTCAGCAATTTGTTCTTCAgatttaatattaacaattctaattACCCCATAATTACACTTATCTCTCACAATGtgcaaatcaatttcaaaatgtttTGTTTTTTCATGAAAAACAGGGTTGGCTGCTATTTGAATAGCAGACCTATTGTCACAATGAAGATCAACAGGTAAAAGATTTTTGACTTTAAGATCCTTCAAAATTTTCAAAATCCAAATAATCTCACATGTAGCAGAGGCCATAGCCCTGTATTCAGACTCTGTGGAGGATCTGGATACAGTGTCTTGTTTCTTGCTTTTCCAAGACACTAAGGAGCTACAGAAGAAGATGGAGAAACCAGTAACAGACTTTCTAGAGCTTAAACACTTACCCCAATCAGCATCAACATAAGCAGAGAGAGAAGCCTTGTCAGATTTCGAGATGACAATACCTTTACCTGGAGAGCCCTTTAAATACCTAAGAAGTCTTAGAGCAATTTTTAGATGTGATTGCAAGGGTTTATGCATGAATTGGCTAAGACACTGAACAGAGAAAGAGATGTCTGGCCTTGTCATGGTAAGGTATATTAGTTTTCCAATCAACTGTTGATACTTAGTAATATCAGTGAGCTCTTTGTCATAGTTCGAAGGATCAGAATTAATAACTAAGTTTGACTCAAGAGGAGCACCAACAGGTTTGCTACCCACCAATCCAAACTCATCAAGAAGCTCAATACAATATTTTCTTTGAGATAGACACATACCATTTTCAGTTTTTAACACTTCAATTCCAAGAAAATATTTTAATTCACCTAGATCCTTTATATGAAACTTAgatttcaaaaactctttaaacttACCAATTTCACTATCATCATTTCCATTCACAattatatcatcaacataaaccaaaATAGCCAAGAAAACAGATCCAGACTCCTTAACATATAGAGAATAGTCATTCATACTTTGCACAAAACCATGCTCCTTTAATGTCATAGATAACTTTTTATTCCATTGTCTAGGAGCTTGTTTTAAGCCATATAGAGATTTAACAAGTTTGCACACCCTAGTTTCATATTCAGAAAAGTAGCCTTGAGGTAATTCCATATAAacatcttcaacaagatcaccatataAGAAAGCATTATTAACATCAAGTTGGTATAATTTCCAGTTATTTTGGACAGCTAAAGTTAATATGCATCTAACAGTAACCATTTTAACAATAGGAgaaaaagtctcatcataatctagACCTTCCCTTTGACTATACCCTTTGGCAACTAATCTAGCCTTGTACCTTTCAATTTCACCTGTggatttatatttaattttatatatccaTCTACATCCAACATGTTTCCTTCCATCAGGTAAATCGGTGAGAACCCATGTATTATTTTCTAGAAGAGCACTCATTTCATCATTCATAGCATTGACCCAATTGGGGTCTTTAATGGCCTGATCATATGTGGCTGGTTCAATGCTCTTGTTTAGACTAGACACAAAACAGTAATTATCTTTACTAAGAGCAGAGTAATTAACAACCTTCTCTAACCCATATTTGACTTTACCCTCAACCACATAATCACTAAATTTCCTTGGAAACACAGTTTGTCTATCAGACCTTCTAAGGGTAGCAGACTCCTCATTTGGAGGGTCAGGATTATTTTCATTAGAACTAGAACTAGAAGTACCCTCGGGGAGGTCATTGAGATGACCATCATCCTCATTAGGATTACTATGACTACCTCCACTCCCTGTGAGGTCTCAAGAAGTGTCTGCCATCACGGTATACACTTCAGGATGAGCTCTCCCTTCATCATAGGGATTTTCAGAAACATTGGTACTATTTTGAACAGAAAACAAATCAAAGAAACTAAGTTGATCAGTTTGATCAGTAACAGAATCAGACTTAAAATTTTTTGTTTTTGATTTTTTAAAAGGAAAAATATTTTCAAAAAACTTAACATCCCTAGAAAAAAGAACATTTTTGTTTTCAAGACTCCATAGCTTATAGCCCTTTTTATTAGTAGAGAAACCAATTAAAACACACTTCTCAGACCTTGGTTTAAATTTGTCAGTTTTACCTAAGATTTTTGAAAACACAAGACAACCAAAGTTTCTGATGTGGGAGAGAGATGGTTCAGAACCATAAATTTTTTGGAAAGGGTGCTAACACCTTGGATGGAATCCTGTTGATCAGATAGGTGGCAGTTAGAATACATTCAGACCAGAGATACAAGGGAATTCCCCCCAAAACATAAGGGACCTGGCTACATTTAAAAGGTGTCTATGTTTCCTTTCAACAagaccattctgttgaggtgtgtgAGCAATGGTGGTTTGATGTAAAATGCCTTTTTCATTAAGAAAACTTTTCATTTAGTTATTTAAGAATTCAGTTCCATTATCAGTTCTAATCATTTTAACCCTTTTTTCAAACTGATTAAGCAATAAGTTCACATATTTGTAGAAGTTATCAAACACCTCATCTTtggtttattaataaataaacccaAACAGCCCTTGTGTGGTCATCAACGATGGTCAAGAAGTATTTATATCCTTCTCTACTAGCCACCCTATATGGACCCCACAAATCCATATGAACAAGTTCACCTAGTTCTTTAGTGACATGATCACTCAAAGGAAAAGGGTCTCTAATATGTTTAGCTTTTAAGCAAACTTCACAAGGTATATCTTCAATAGTCTTATCAAAATTCAGTTTGTGTTTAAGAATGTTAAGGACAGGACTGGAAGGATgccctaatctgttatgccataataAAGAAGATTCAAAATTACAAGCAAACACAGAATTGCACATAAAGGAATCACCTATATAATTGTCAAAGAGATAAAGACCACCATTCACACTACCAGTCCCCAGGATAGTTCTTGTTTTCAAGTCCTGAATGTAACATTTAAAGGCATCAAAATCAACAAACATTTTGTTTTCTTTGACCAGTTTATTAACAGATAGAAGACTCACACAGTATCCAGGGACAATTAACACATCAGTTAACATAATGTCTTTATTTAATCTTAAGTTTCCAATTTTTCTAACTCTTGATTTTGTACCATTAGGATGTGAGACTTGTAGATTTAAATCAGACACATCAACAATGTTATCAAGACCTTGTTCAGAAACAGTCATATGTTGACTGGCACTGGAGTCTATAATCCAACCTTGACACTTATTTTCACTAGAGTGAAAATTGAAAAACTCTTGAAAATTATCATTGAAAAACACATTATTATTCATTATAGTACCTGACATATTAGAAACACATTCATATGTTTGAGGGCCCTTATCATTAAGCATGCTTAATAGCTTCACCATTTGTTCATTACTTAAAGACAAAGGAACAGAATTAGTAGAATTAGCAGAACCAATATTAGAAGTGGATGCAATTGAACCAAATAATGAATCGGAAGCAGCACAACTAGACACATAAGCAGTTGACTTATTAGTATTTCCATTGAAAGGTTTCTTATATTTATTAAGATATCCAACAATTTCAAAACACCTATCAATGGTGTGTCCAAGTTTGTTGCACTTAGCACGCTTAAGATTAGGATTAGGACCTCTATTAAAGCCTCTTCCTCTTCCAAAACTACCAGTATTATTATTTCTGTTTGACCAAGAATTATTATTAGTTTGAGCAACAAAGGCAGAGTTTAGAGACTTAGATGTCCCAACCCCAGAAACCCCCCTGTGTGATTCTTCTCTAGATAAAATAGCAAATGTAGACTTAACATCAGGTAAGGGGTCTCTAAGCAACAAATTACTTCTGGTGGACATGTAAACATTGTCTAATCCCATAAGAAATTGCAtcaattttaaatctttattgtgtTGTTGAAACTCAGGAGCAGCAGCACAAACACAAGCAGGTAATTTAACCATTTCATCATATTGTTTCC
This genomic window from Rutidosis leptorrhynchoides isolate AG116_Rl617_1_P2 chromosome 2, CSIRO_AGI_Rlap_v1, whole genome shotgun sequence contains:
- the LOC139888422 gene encoding uncharacterized protein — translated: MKQSGSNLSEYYHKLNTLWKQYDEMVKLPACVCAAAPEFQQHNKDLKLMQFLMGLDNVYMSTRSNLLLRDPLPDVKSTFAILSREESHRGVSGVGTSKSLNSAFVAQTNNNSWSNRNNNTGSFGRGRGFNRGPNPNLKRAKCNKLGHTIDRCFEIVGYLNKYKKPFNGNTNKSTAYVSSCAASDSLFGSIASTSNIGSANSTNSVPLSLSNEQMVKLLSMLNDKGPQTYECVSNMSGTIMNNNVFFNDNFQEFFNFHSSENKCQGWIIDSSASQHMTVSEQGLDNIVDVSDLNLQVSHPNGTKSRVRKIGNLRLNKDIMLTDVLIVPGYCVSLLSVNKLVKENKMFVDFDAFKCYIQDLKTRTILGTGSVNGGLYLFDNYIGDSFMCNSVFACNFESSLLWHNRLGHPSSPVLNILKHKLNFDKTIEDIPCEVCLKAKHIRDPFPLSDHVTKELGELVHMDLWGPYRVASREGYKYFLTIVDDHTRAVWVYLLINQR